The stretch of DNA TCTATATGGCAACTACTTTTTATAGCAAATCAATTATGAATACAGTAGTCGCAGACAATTTACAACAACAAGGGATTGAATTTACAGAGTATATTACCTATCCTACGATTCTGAATACCGTGCTATGGCAAACCACAGTTGTTACAGAGGATGCTTATTATTATGGAACCTACTCCCTCTTGGATGAAACTCCTATTATAGATTTTGTCAAATTGCCCAAAAACCATGCTTTAATTGAGAAATACCAAGGAGAAGAATACTTAGATATTTTGCTTTGGTTTGCGAATGGTTATTACAATTTAATAGAGCAACCCGATGGTAGTATTACCTTTAACAATCTTAGATTTGGTATGATGGGAGTTCCCGAAAACAGTACAATCCCCTTAAATGATCGATATATTTTCCGTTTTAAATTAACAGAAAAAGAAGGGCAATTTGATGTGGAAGAAGATCGGGACATGGAACGTATTAATGTTGGCGAAATGGCTAGCACACTTTGGAATAGATTAAAAGGCAAGCAAGTAGCTCATGAAAGCACTCCAACAAACTATTGACCAATTGATCCACTTAAATGATACGGAATGGTCTGCTTTATCGGCATTGTTTCAGCCTAAACAATTACAAAAAAAAACTTATTTTGCCAATTGTGGTGAATATGCCAGCCAATTTGCTCTAGTTGAAACAGGCGTATTAAGAGCCTTTTATAGAACCGATACGGGTGAAGAATACAACAAAACTTTTTTTAGCCCCAATACTTTTGTTGGGGCTTATGCTTCTTTGATAACGGGTAATAAAAATCTAATTGATATTCAGTGCTTAACAGATTGTACCGTATGGATCGCCGATTATCCGTCCTTTACAAAGTTATTTGATGCCTATCCCAAAATAGAACGTATTGCACGGTTATTGGCAGAACAATACTTTATTCAAAAAGAAAAGCGAGAGATTCATTTAGTAACCCTAGAGGCCAAAGAACGCTATCAAGTATTTCAAACGGAACACCCCCATTTAGAACAATTAATTCCTCAATATCATATTGCCTCTTACCTTGGTATCTCAGCCACTCAGTTGAGTCGTATTCGAGCTGCTAAATAAAAATAGCCTTATTTTTATTTACCTATGTAAATGAATGTTCTTTTTAATTGGTTGACCTTTGGACTATTCCTAACCAAACAACAACAATCAACCAATGAAATTAAGCAGCAACAAGATTTTAATCACAGGGGCAACGTCAGGAATTGGATTGGCATTATTAGAAGCCTTTTTAGCTTATGACAACCAAATTATTGCCTTGGGGAGAAATGAAGAACGGCTCAAAAAATTAGCGCAAAGAACTCCTAAGATAATTCCCTTTTGTTGTGATATTTCCAATACAGAAGATTTAGATCAGCTAGTATTTTTTATTGAACAAGAACACAAAGACCTAAATATTTTAATCAACAATGCGGGAATTCAATACAATTATCACTTTCAAGAAAACCCACAAATTTCAGCTCAAATAACACAAGAGATCAACGTTAATTTCATTGCTCCTGTCCAACTGATTGCTCTACTTTTACCTACCTTGCATTCCAACAAAAATGCAGCAATTGTTAATGTTTCTTCTGGACTAGGTTTGGTTCCTAAAATGACTGCTCCTGTCTATTGTGCTACCAAAGCAGCCATTCACATTTTTTCTCAATCCCTTCGTTACCAACTAAGCGCCATAAAAGTTTTTGAAATCATTCCTCCGTTGGTTGAAACTCCAAT from Aureispira anguillae encodes:
- a CDS encoding SDR family oxidoreductase — encoded protein: MKLSSNKILITGATSGIGLALLEAFLAYDNQIIALGRNEERLKKLAQRTPKIIPFCCDISNTEDLDQLVFFIEQEHKDLNILINNAGIQYNYHFQENPQISAQITQEINVNFIAPVQLIALLLPTLHSNKNAAIVNVSSGLGLVPKMTAPVYCATKAAIHIFSQSLRYQLSAIKVFEIIPPLVETPMTAGRGKGKISPQQLADEFMQALKKDKLTVNIGKVKWLKLINRVCPRFAQKIMKGSFS
- a CDS encoding Crp/Fnr family transcriptional regulator, with amino-acid sequence MKALQQTIDQLIHLNDTEWSALSALFQPKQLQKKTYFANCGEYASQFALVETGVLRAFYRTDTGEEYNKTFFSPNTFVGAYASLITGNKNLIDIQCLTDCTVWIADYPSFTKLFDAYPKIERIARLLAEQYFIQKEKREIHLVTLEAKERYQVFQTEHPHLEQLIPQYHIASYLGISATQLSRIRAAK